The following are from one region of the Quercus robur chromosome 1, dhQueRobu3.1, whole genome shotgun sequence genome:
- the LOC126713734 gene encoding auxin-responsive protein SAUR50, whose product MDKLRTSSSNKKKNGIVKLKIVLEKLQKSLLLGRKSNSYRDEYEDVSDTSSVPEDVKEGHFSVIAVNGDEPKRFVVPLSYLTHPTFLRLLEQAAEEYGFDHEGALKIPCRPSELERILAEQWQEEGDSDHAGVNWGSCKSNMVQSY is encoded by the coding sequence ATGGATAAGCTCAGAACCAGTAGTAGcaataagaaaaagaatggcATTGTCAAGCTCAAGATTGTGCTTGAAAAACTCCAAAAGAGTCTTTTATTGGGTAGGAAATCGAATTCCTATCGTGACGAGTATGAAGATGTTAGTGACACATCTTCTGTGCCAGAAGACGTAAAGGAAGGACATTTTTCTGTGATTGCTGTGAATGGAGACGAACCTAAAAGATTTGTGGTTCCCTTAAGCTATTTGACACACCCTACGTTTCTAAGGCTGTTGGAGCAGGCAGCTGAGGAGTATGGTTTTGATCATGAGGGTGCACTAAAAATACCTTGCCGCCCAAGTGAGCTTGAGAGAATATTGGCTGAGCAATGGCAAGAGGAGGGAGACTCAGATCATGCTGGGGTTAATTGGGGTTCTTGTAAAAGTAACATGGTGCAAAGCTATTGA